The DNA region GGCGGCAGCGGGACGCAGCCGACCCCGACGCCGCCCTCGTGACACACCATGGGAGCCTTGAAGGTCCAGCGGTTGGTGTCGGGGTTGTACATCTCCACCGAGCTGAGGTTGGACTGTCCGTCATAGCCGCCGACGGCGTACAGATGCCCCGAGGTGGAGACCAGCGACACTCTGCTGCGCCGCGTGTTCATGGCCACCAGGAGGCTCCACTGGCCCGACACCGAGCTGAACACCTCCACGCCGCTCAAGAAGCCCGAGCCGTCGTACCCCCCCCTACACGTACATGTGGCTGCCCAGGGCCGCCGCCCCGTGACGACAGCGCTTGTTCATCATGGCCGCCGCCGGGTGCCACCAGGTTGGTGTGATGGTTGTAGAACTCCACCTACAGGCCGGGGCGGGAACAACAGGTGAAACCATGGCAACGCCCCGAACGCTTCCTGGAAACTCACCGTGTTGAAGATCTGTAACCCGTCATGGCCGCCCGACACGAAGACGCGTCCGTCAAACACCGTCACGCCGGCGGCGCTGCGGCTCACGCTCATCTCCGTCGCCACCGTCCACCTGAGGAGAAACGGTCAGACGCGGCCCCCCTCCAGGGGCCGGCGTGGGCTCGGGCCCAGGTgggactcacctgtctgtttcCGGGGAATAGCACTCCACCGAGTTGAGGGAGGATTTCCCGTCGTAGCCCCCGCACACGTAGATGTGTCCATCAATCACCACCGTTCCCATGGCGCTGAGGAGGACGCCACACACGTGGTTATTCAGCCCGGCGACACGCACGGGACGATCAGCCATTAGCATGAGGGCTAACCTGCGCTGGCTGTTCATGCTAGACACGCGGGTCCAGCTGTCCGTCTCGGGGTTGTAAACCTCCACGGTGCTGAGCGCGATTGGCCGTCGTACCCTCCAATAGCGTACAGCAGTCCGTTACCACGGCCACGCCCACTCTGCTGCGGGACGTCTTCATGGGTTGACAGCGCTCCCAGAAGTTCCCGACTGGATCGAAAACCTCGACCACATTCAGGGAATCACCTGAAACACAGTTTCATCAGCGGCGCGACCCCCTAGCGTAGCTTCgcctgttagcatcagctagctgttagcatcagctagctgttagcatcagctaGCTGAGCggcaggaggcagcagacctGAGCTGTTGAGTCCTCCCACGGCGTAGATCAGTCCCGTGATGGACGTGCAGCACCTCTGCCTGGTCTTGAAGGCCGGCAGGTGAGGACGGCGCTCAGGCATCAGGTGGAAATCTTTGGCTTCATCCACCAGAtccctgacaggaagcagaagggTCAGTGAGAGGCTGTCCAGGGtcgaggctggtccagggtcagaggctggtccagggtcagtcagaggctggtccagggtcattgagaggctggtccagggtcagaggctggtccagggtcagtcagaggctggtccagggtcagtgagaggctggtccagggtcagaggctggtccagggtcagtcagaggctggtccagggtcagaggctggtccagggtcagtgagaggctggtccagggtcagaggctggtccagggtcagtgagaggctggaccagggttcagaggctggaccagggtcagaggctggtccagggtcagaggctggaccagggtcagaggctggtccaggtcagtcagaggctggtccagggtcagtcagaggctggtccagggtcagaggctggtccagggtcagtcagaggctggtccagggtcagaggctggtccagggtcagaggctggtccagggtcagtgagaggctggtccaaggtcagaggctggtccaggtcagtgagaggctggtccagggtcagtgagaggctggtccagggtcaggaGGCTGGACCAGGTCAGTCAgagctggtccagggtcagtgagaggctggtccagggtccgTGAGAGGCtggccagggtcagaggctggaccaGGTCAGAGGtggtccagggtcagtgagaggctggtccagggtcccTCAGTGAGAGGCTGGACCCGGggcagaggctggtccagggtcagaggctggaccagggtcagaggctgaccagggtcagaggctggtccagggtcagtcagaggctggtccagggtcagaggctggtccagggtcagtcagaggctggtccagggtcagggctggtccagggtcagtcagaggctggtcagggtcagtcagaggctggtccagggtcagaggctggtccagggtcagaggctggaccagggtcagtcagaggctggtccaggtcagtcagaggctggtccagggtcagaggctggtccaggtcagtcagaggctggtccagggtcagaggctggtccagggtcagt from Takifugu flavidus isolate HTHZ2018 chromosome 15, ASM371156v2, whole genome shotgun sequence includes:
- the klhl18 gene encoding LOW QUALITY PROTEIN: kelch-like protein 18 (The sequence of the model RefSeq protein was modified relative to this genomic sequence to represent the inferred CDS: inserted 2 bases in 2 codons; deleted 2 bases in 2 codons) is translated as MGDVLCEELEDLVHFSVHDLPARGYVVMEEIRRQGKLCDVTLKVGDHKFSAHRIVLAASIPYFHAMFTNDMVECKQDEILMQGMDPSALEALINFAYSGHVAIDQQNVQSLLMGSSFLQLQNVKDACCSFLQERLHPKNCLGVRQFAETMMCTTLYDSANNFLHQHFVEVSVSEEFLGLRTEEVLELVGCDELNVKAEEQVSGGLAWVYHDRHQREPLLPDLLSKVRLPLCRPQFLTDRVQQDELVRCCHKCRDLVDEAKDFHLMPERRPHLPAFKTRQRCCTSITGLIYAVGGLNSSGDSLNVVEVFDPVGNFWERCQPMKTSRSRVGVAVXNGLLYAIGGYDGQSRXSTVEVYNPETDSWTRVSSMNSQRSAMGTVVIDGHIYVCGGYDGKSSLNSVECYSPETDRWTVATEMSVSRSAAGVTVFDGRVFVSGGHDGLQIFNTVEFYNHHTTWWHPAAAMMNKRCRHGAAALGSHMYVRGGYDGSGFLSGVEVFSSVSGQWSLLVAMNTRRSRVSLVSTSGHLYAVGGYDGQSNLSSVEMYNPDTNRWTFKAPMVCHEGGVGVGCVPLPPV